A genomic window from Pseudovibrio sp. Tun.PSC04-5.I4 includes:
- a CDS encoding helix-turn-helix domain-containing protein, with translation MTQANKEVIPFTGTAGTKSKKQSSTERIWGKDVCSHGYAGVPSILIRCQQRLGLNPTQMNIILQLLNYWHDPRRKPFPRKKELADRIGVTPKTIQNNIRALEVAGLIRREQQKTAAGDWGSNIYHLDGLVEKVKSFEPEFTKERDERKAKKEELETPKGKRKSS, from the coding sequence ATGACACAAGCAAACAAGGAAGTAATTCCTTTTACTGGAACTGCAGGTACGAAGAGTAAAAAGCAATCATCCACAGAGAGGATCTGGGGGAAGGATGTGTGTTCCCATGGATATGCGGGCGTACCCTCAATCCTTATTAGGTGCCAACAGCGTTTGGGGCTGAACCCTACCCAGATGAACATAATTCTTCAGCTGTTGAACTATTGGCATGATCCGCGACGCAAGCCATTTCCGCGAAAAAAAGAGCTTGCTGACAGAATTGGCGTTACACCAAAGACAATTCAAAACAATATTAGGGCTTTGGAAGTTGCTGGATTGATTAGGCGCGAGCAACAAAAAACAGCGGCAGGTGATTGGGGTAGCAATATCTATCATCTCGATGGGCTAGTCGAAAAGGTGAAGAGCTTCGAGCCAGAGTTCACAAAAGAAAGAGACGAGAGAAAGGCTAAGAAGGAAGAACTTGAAACGCCAAAAGGTAAGCGCAAAAGTAGTTGA
- a CDS encoding ISKra4 family transposase gives MDIQVKIAITAPDGEIHEFNIAAFEKGHVDAAEIGLTIEESKELLVKLQREIVAAQTAAFCAARSTCPSCAARLRRKGSKRIQYRTVFGDITINSPRLNHCGCQPGSAQTFSPLTELLPDHVAPEMLWLETKWASLVSYGITVDLLKDVLPIGKRLNAETVRRHLGRVASRMEAELADERYSFIETCAFDREHLPNPEGPITVGIDGGYVRSREKGQSHFEVMVGKSIPTDQPDRYLGLVQSHDEKPKRRLHEVLKEQGWQENQQVTFMTDGGETVINIARNMAPACEHLLDWFHVTMRITVMGQYVKGLAHLNSNEAGEMASALRQIKGYLWNGNLHDGQAAIDDLVMDLDEIETEYASIKALRKAAAEFQTYIANTAWMIPNYAERRRYGERVSTGFVESTVNTVVGKRFCKRQQMRWSKTGAHLMLQTRTRTLDGTLRTKFLQWYPGMKPDGEAKMAA, from the coding sequence ATGGACATTCAGGTAAAGATAGCGATTACCGCCCCAGATGGGGAGATACATGAATTTAACATTGCCGCTTTTGAAAAGGGGCATGTAGACGCCGCCGAAATCGGACTGACCATTGAGGAAAGCAAGGAGCTTTTGGTGAAACTGCAACGGGAAATTGTTGCGGCCCAAACAGCGGCGTTTTGCGCTGCACGTTCAACTTGCCCAAGTTGTGCAGCTAGACTTAGGCGAAAAGGCAGCAAGCGTATTCAATATCGAACCGTCTTTGGCGATATCACCATAAACAGCCCACGCCTCAATCATTGCGGATGCCAGCCAGGGTCTGCCCAGACCTTCAGCCCACTGACAGAACTACTGCCCGATCATGTCGCGCCGGAAATGCTCTGGCTGGAAACAAAATGGGCCTCGCTGGTCTCATATGGCATCACAGTAGATTTGCTTAAAGACGTACTGCCAATCGGGAAGCGTCTGAATGCAGAAACCGTACGCAGGCATTTAGGGCGTGTTGCAAGCCGCATGGAGGCTGAGTTGGCCGACGAGCGGTACAGTTTTATCGAAACCTGTGCCTTTGATCGGGAACACCTGCCAAACCCGGAAGGCCCGATCACGGTTGGCATCGATGGCGGATATGTGCGATCGCGCGAAAAGGGCCAATCTCATTTTGAGGTCATGGTTGGCAAATCCATCCCCACAGACCAACCAGATCGTTACCTTGGCCTTGTGCAAAGCCATGATGAAAAACCAAAACGGCGATTGCATGAAGTCCTGAAAGAACAGGGTTGGCAAGAAAATCAGCAAGTCACATTTATGACCGATGGCGGCGAAACTGTCATCAATATTGCCCGTAATATGGCCCCTGCGTGTGAACATCTTCTGGACTGGTTCCATGTCACGATGCGCATCACCGTGATGGGGCAATATGTCAAAGGCCTTGCCCATCTGAACTCGAATGAGGCCGGGGAGATGGCCAGTGCGCTTCGTCAGATCAAAGGGTATCTATGGAATGGCAATCTGCATGATGGGCAGGCGGCCATAGATGATTTGGTCATGGACCTTGACGAAATCGAAACGGAATACGCCAGCATTAAGGCCCTACGAAAAGCAGCAGCCGAATTCCAGACTTACATAGCCAACACCGCCTGGATGATCCCGAACTATGCAGAACGACGACGTTACGGCGAACGTGTTTCTACCGGCTTTGTCGAAAGCACTGTCAATACCGTTGTCGGTAAGCGGTTTTGCAAACGCCAGCAGATGCGCTGGTCAAAAACCGGTGCTCATCTCATGCTGCAAACCCGGACACGCACGCTGGATGGCACACTGCGCACAAAGTTCCTGCAATGGTATCCCGGCATGAAACCAGACGGGGAAGCCAAAATGGCAGCCTAA
- a CDS encoding Abi family protein: MCEVLQYQGFETALSLERFGRYLEWAGGDREKAILLYSLNTRISEAFYPSLQMLEVSLRNRIHTVMTDLYNNRWIFDERLILNARHQEQIASAREDIKESKKEETPDRVVAELTFSFWTAMLGPSHDALWNQGLHKIAKKADGKGLRRKDLSSPLTPIRVLRNRIAHHEPIIAWNLRKHHSNIQNIILWLSPAAHDWCNDHCRFNAVYPTQRIELIK; this comes from the coding sequence ATGTGTGAAGTGCTGCAATATCAAGGGTTTGAGACTGCTTTGTCACTGGAGAGGTTCGGTCGTTACCTAGAGTGGGCAGGTGGTGATAGAGAGAAGGCAATCTTGTTGTATTCTCTTAATACTCGGATCTCGGAAGCTTTTTATCCATCTCTGCAGATGTTGGAAGTGTCGTTACGTAATCGTATTCATACAGTAATGACAGACTTATATAATAATAGATGGATCTTTGATGAAAGATTGATTTTGAATGCTCGCCATCAAGAACAAATAGCTAGTGCTCGAGAGGATATAAAAGAGAGCAAAAAAGAGGAAACTCCTGACAGAGTTGTAGCTGAGCTTACTTTCAGTTTTTGGACCGCCATGTTAGGTCCAAGTCATGACGCCCTCTGGAATCAAGGGCTTCATAAAATTGCAAAAAAAGCTGATGGCAAAGGTCTTCGTCGTAAGGATTTGTCTTCTCCCCTTACTCCGATCCGGGTACTACGCAATCGCATTGCTCACCACGAACCTATAATCGCTTGGAACTTGAGAAAGCATCACAGCAACATACAGAATATTATTCTCTGGCTTTCTCCTGCCGCCCATGACTGGTGCAACGACCACTGCCGTTTTAATGCTGTTTATCCTACCCAGCGAATTGAGCTTATCAAGTGA